The Streptomyces collinus DNA segment CTTTCGTCCCTGCTCGACCCGTCGGTCTCACAGTCAAGCTCCCTTGTGCACTTACACTCAACACCTGATTGCCAACCAGGCTGAGGGAACCTTTGGGCGCCTCCGTTACTCTTTAGGAGGCAACCGCCCCAGTTAAACTACCCATCAGACACTGTCCCTGATCCGGATCACGGACCCAGGTTAGACATCCAGCACGACCAGACTGGTATTTCAACGACGACTCCCCCTGAACTGGCGTCCAGAGTTCACAGTCTCCCAGCTATCCTACACAAGCCGAACCGAACACCAATATCAAACTGTAGTAAAGGTCCCGGGGTCTTTCCGTCCTGCTGCGCGAAACGAGCATCTTTACTCGTAGTGCAATTTCACCGGGCCTATGGTTGAGACAGTCGAGAAGTCGTTTACGCCATTCGTGCAGGTCGGAACTTACCCGACAAGGAATTTCGCTACCTTAGGATGGTTATAGTTACCACCGCCGTTTACTGGCGCTTAAGTTCTCAGCTTCGCCCAGACGAATCTGAGCTAACCGGTCCCCTTAACGTTCCAGCACCGGGCAGGCGTCAGTCCGTATACATCGCCTTACGGCTTCGCACGGACCTGTGTTTTTAGTAAACAGTCGCTTCTCGCTGGTCTCTGCGGCCACCCCCAGCTCACCGAGTAAATCGGATCACCGAGTGTGGCCCCCCTTCTCCCGAAGTTACGGGGGCATTTTGCCGAGTTCCTTAACCATAGTTCACCCGAACGCCTCGGTATTCTCTACCTGACCACCTGAGTCGGTTTAGGGTACGGGCCGCCATGAAACTCGCTAGAGGCTTTTCTCGACAGCATAGGATCATCCACTTCACCACAATCGGCTCGGCATCAGGTCTCAGCCTTGTGTGACGGATTTGCCTATCACGGCCTACACCCTTACCCCGGGACAACCACCGCCCGGGATGGACTACCTTCCTGCGTCACCCCATCACTCACCTACTAACCGCTTGGTTCAGCGGCTCCACCACTCCCCTTTGCCCGAAGGCTCCAGGGCGGCTTCACGGCCTTAGCATCACGATGCTCGATGTTTGACGCTTCACAGCGGGTACCGGAATATCAACCGGTTATCCATCGACTACGCCTGTCGGCCTCGCCTTAGGTCCCGACTTACCCTGGGCAGATCAGCTTGACCCAGGAACCCTTAGTCAATCGGCGCACACGTTTCTCACGTGTGAATCGCTACTCATGCCTGCATTCTCACTCGTGAACCGTCCACAACTACCTTCCGGTGCTGCTTCACCCGGCACACGACGCTCCCCTACCCATCCACACAGGCGTTGGCCCTATTGTGTGAATGACACGACTTCGGCGGTACGCTTGAGCCCCGCTACATTGTCGGCGCGGAATCACTAGACCAGTGAGCTATTACGCACTCTTTCAAGGGTGGCTGCTTCTAAGCCAACCTCCTGGTTGTCTCTGCGACTCCACATCCTTTCCCACTTAGCGTACGCTTAGGGGCCTTAGTCGATGCTCTGGGCTGTTTCCCTCTCGACCATGGAGCTTATCCCCCACAGTCTCACTGCCGCGCTCTCACTTACCGGCATTCGGAGTTTGGCTAAGGTCAGTAACCCGGTAGGGCCCATCGCCTATCCAGTGCTCTACCTCCGGCAAGAAACACACGACGCTGCACCTAAATGCATTTCGGGGAGAACCAGCTATCACGGAGTTTGATTGGCCTTTCACCCCTAACCACAGGTCATCCCCCAGGTTTTCAACCCTGGTGGGTTCGGTCCTCCACGAAGTCTTACCTCCGCTTCAACCTGCCCATGGCTAGATCACTCCGCTTCGGGTCTTGAGCGTGCTACTGAAACGCCCTATTCGGACTCGCTTTCGCTACGGCTTCCCCACACGGGTTAACCTCGCAACACACCGCAAACTCGCAGGCTCATTCTTCAAAAGGCACGCAGTCACGAGATGGAAGCAAGCTTCCATCCGACGCTCCCACGGCTTGTAGGCACACGGTTTCAGGTACTATTTCACTCCCCTCCCGGGGTACTTTTCACCATTCCCTCACGGTACTATCCGCTATCGGTCACCAGGGAATATTTAGGCTTAGCGGGTGGTCCCGCCAGATTCACACGGGATTTCTCGGGCCCCGTGCTACTTGGGTGTCTCTCAAACGAGCCGCTGATGTTTCGACTACGGGGGTCTTACCCTCTACGCCGGACCTTTCGCATGTCCTTCGCCTACATCAACGGTTTCTGACTCGTCCCACGGCCGGCAGACCGTGGAAGAGAGATCCCACAACCCCGCATACGCAACCCCTGCCGGGTCTCACACGTATACGGTTTAGCCTCATCCGGTTTCGCTCGCCACTACTCCCGGAATCACGGTTGTTTTCTCTTCCTGCGGGTACTGAGATGTTTCACTTCCCCGCGTTCCCTCCACTTGCCCTATGTGTTCAGACAAGGGTGACAGCCCATGACGACTGCCGGGTTTCCCCATTCGGAAACCCCCGGATCAAAGCCTGGTTGACGACTCCCCGGGGACTATCGTGGCCTCCCACGTCCTTCATCGGTTCCTGGTGCCAAGGCATCCACCGTGCGCCCTTAAAAACTTGGCCACAGATGCTCGCGTCCACTGTGCAGTTCTCAAACAACGACCAGCCACCCGTCACACACCACTTCCGTGATGCTTTACCGGGGCCGGCGACTGAGGAAGTTCATTCCCTCAGACACCCAACAGCGTGCCCGACACACTCCCCGCTTCCCTCAACGTTCCACGCTCCGAAGAGCAGTACTAGAAGGAGAAGACGATCAAGTGTGCCGAGTAGTCAACGTTCCACCCATGAGCAACCAGCATCAGACATTCGCTGATGTACTGGCCTCTGACCTCACCCCGAAGGGATCGGTAAGAAGTGCTCCTTAGAAAGGAGGTGATCCAGCCGCACCTTCCGGTACGGCTACCTTGTTACGACTTCGTCCCAATCGCCAGTCCCACCTTCGACAGCTCCCTCCCACAAGGGGTTGGGCCACCGGCTTCGGGTGTTACCGACTTTCGTGACGTGACGGGCGGTGTGTACAAGGCCCGGGAACGTATTCACCGCAGCAATGCTGATCTGCGATTACTAGCGACTCCGACTTCATGGGGTCGAGTTGCAGACCCCAATCCGAACTGAGACCGGCTTTTTGAGATTCGCTCCACCTCGCGGTATCGCAGCTCATTGTACCGGCCATTGTAGCACGTGTGCAGCCCAAGACATAAGGGGCATGATGACTTGACGTCGTCCCCACCTTCCTCCGAGTTGACCCCGGCGGTCTCCCGTGAGTCCCCAGCACCACAAGGGCCTGCTGGCAACACGGGACAAGGGTTGCGCTCGTTGCGGGACTTAACCCAACATCTCACGACACGAGCTGACGACAGCCATGCACCACCTGTACACCGACCACAAGGGGGGCACTATCTCTAATGCTTTCCGGTGTATGTCAAGCCTTGGTAAGGTTCTTCGCGTTGCGTCGAATTAAGCCACATGCTCCGCCGCTTGTGCGGGCCCCCGTCAATTCCTTTGAGTTTTAGCCTTGCGGCCGTACTCCCCAGGCGGGGCACTTAATGCGTTAGCTGCGGCACGGACAACGTGGAATGTTGCCCACACCTAGTGCCCACCGTTTACGGCGTGGACTACCAGGGTATCTAATCCTGTTCGCTCCCCACGCTTTCGCTCCTCAGCGTCAGTATCGGCCCAGAGATCCGCCTTCGCCACCGGTGTTCCTCCTGATATCTGCGCATTTCACCGCTACACCAGGAATTCCGATCTCCCCTACCGAACTCTAGCCTGCCCGTATCGACTGCAGACCCGGGGTTAAGCCCCGGGCTTTCACAACCGACGTGACAAGCCGCCTACGAGCTCTTTACGCCCAATAATTCCGGACAACGCTCGCGCCCTACGTATTACCGCGGCTGCTGGCACGTAGTTAGCCGGCGCTTCTTCTGCAGGTACCGTCACTTTCGCTTCTTCCCTGCTGAAAGAGGTTTACAACCCGAAGGCCGTCATCCCTCACGCGGCGTCGCTGCATCAGGCTTTCGCCCATTGTGCAATATTCCCCACTGCTGCCTCCCGTAGGAGTCTGGGCCGTGTCTCAGTCCCAGTGTGGCCGGTCGCCCTCTCAGGCCGGCTACCCGTCGTCGCCTTGGTGAGCCACTACCTCACCAACAAGCTGATAGGCCGCGGGCTCATCCTGCACCGCCGGAGCTTTCGAACCATCTGGATGCCCAGACGGATCAGTATCCGGTATTAGACCCCGTTTCCAGGGCTTGTCCCAGAGTGCAGGGCAGATTGCCCACGTGTTACTCACCCGTTCGCCACTAATCCCCACCGAAGTGGTTCATCGTTCGACTTGCATGTGTTAAGCACGCCGCCAGCGTTCGTCCTGAGCCAGGATCAAACTCTCCGTGAATGTTTTCCCGTAATCGGGATGACACGCACGAGAGCGGAACAGTCAGGCGGAATAGGCCCGACCGTTCACAGCGTCCTCGCTGTGTTTTTTCAAAGGAACCTCGACCATCGGTTGTCCGATGGACGGGGTATCAACATATCTGGCGTTGACTTTTGGCACGCTGTTGAGTTCTCAAGGAACGGTCGCTTCCTTTGTACTCACCCTCTCGGGCTTTCCTCCGGGCGCTTCCCTTCGGTCTTGCGTTTCCGACTCTATCAGATCCTTTTCGATCCGATTCCCTGTCGGCGGGATTTGCCGTTCGGCCCCGGGCTTTCGCCTGTCGGCCTTTCGACATTCACTACGTTAGCCGATTCCCCGTCCAGCTCATAATCGAGTCTGCCGGCGCCGAATTCAGGCATGCGGGCACGCCGAATTCGCCCCTGCTGAGGGGAGTCGCTAGGTAGTGGTTTGGCCGCTTCCGGCTGCGGGCGATTGCCCTACCCGGTTCAGCGGCTCGGACTACATTACGCACCCCGGCAGGACGCGTCAACTTCGGCGGCGCCTCGGGACATGGGCTCGATAGGGGCTCACCGTGGGGTCGTTGGAGACCCAGTAGCGCCAGGGGTGCACGGCTCCGTCGCCGCCCACGCCGGTGCGGGGGCCGTTGAGTACCTGGTCGGAGGGGATGGGAGTGCCCGTCAGCATGCGAAGTGGGGTGTCCTGCGAGGTGCACGCGTCCGTGCCGTCGAGGGAGCGGTCCACGTTGAGGGCCGTGGCCAGGCGGGCCGGGCCTTTGGCCAGTTCCTTGTCGTTGCGGGCCGAGAGTCGACGGGTCCGGGCCAGTTCGGCGCCCTCGATGATCTCGCCGGCGCGGAGGAGGACCGCGCTCGCCTTGCCCTCGGGGCCGCAGACCAGGTTCATGCAGAACCACATGCCGTAGGTGAAGTAGACGTACACGTGACCGGGCGGACCGAACATCACGTCGTTGCGTGCCGTACGGCCGCGATAAGCGTGGGAGCCGGGGTCATCGGCGCCGTCGTAGGCCTCGACCTCGGTGAGGCGGAGGGCGATCGGACCGTCCGGGGTGCTGCGTACCAGGATGCGGCCCAGGAGGTCGGGGGCGACATCGAGGACGGGCCGGTCGAAGAACTCCCTGGACAAGGGCGTACGGTCGGGGGTCGCGATCATGGCGTCCGAGGGTACTGGAGACACGTGGTGTCGCGGGGTGGCCGTCGGGCACCGGCCTTGCAAGGGTGGGGCATGGAACCGGCCACGGCCGGATCGCGTATGTAGGGATCAAGGATCCACCCGTAGTGGGCGAGAGGGAGAGACATGGCGTTCAAGAAGCTGCTCGCGAGCCTGGGGGCCGGCGGGGCTTCGGTCGAGACGGTGCTGCACGAGGTCAACGTCGTCCCGGGCGGTGTCGTCCAGGGTGAGGTGCGGATCCAGGGCGGGTCCGTCAACCAGCAGATCGAGGGGCTCTCGGTCGGGCTGCAGGCCAAGGTCGAGGTGGAGAGCGGCGACCAGGAGTACAAGCAGGACATCGAGTTCACGAAGTCGCGGCTGGGCGGGGCGTTCGAGCTGCAGGCGAACGCCGTGCACGCGGTGCAGTTCGGTCTCGAGATCCCGTGGGAGACGCCGATCACGATGATCGACGGTCAGGCGCTCCGTGGCATGAACATCGGGGTGTCGACCGAGCTGGAGATCGCGCGTGCGGTGGACTCCGGTGACCTGGACCCGGTCAACGTGCACCCGCTGCCGGCGCAGAAGGCGATCCTCGACGCGTTCCTCCAGCTGGGCTTCCGGTTCAAGAACGCGGACATGGAGCGCGGTGTCATCCGGGGTACGCGGCAGAAGCTGCCGTTCTACCAGGAGATCGAGTTCTACCCGCCGCAGCAGTACCGGGGGCTGAACCAGGTCGAGCTGAGCTTCGTGGCCGATCAGCACACGATGGACGTGGTGCTGGAGATGGACAAGAAGCCGGGGCTGTTCAGCGAGGGCAGTGACACCTTCCGGTCGTTCCAGGTGGGTCTGAACGACTACCAGGGGACCGACTGGACCGCCTACCTCAACCAGTGGCTGTCCGAGGTCGGCAGCAAGCGCAACTGGTTCTAGGCTCGGGGGCGACTGCAAGAAACGATCAGGAGGTACCGAGGTGACCGAGCTCAAGCGGCGGCCGCTCCCCCACGACTTCCATCCGCCCGTTGCGTCGTTCACGGTGACGAGCGCGGACGTCGAGGAAGGTGCGACGCTCAAGGACGCTCAGGTCCAGGCGGCGGGCAACACCTCGCCGCAGCTGCGGTGGGAGGGGTTCCCGCCCGAGACCAAGAGCTTCGCCGTGACCTGCTACGACCCCGACGCTCCGACGGGCAGTGGGTTCTGGCACTGGGTGCTGTTCGACATCCCGGCGTCGGTGACCGAGCTGCCGGCCGGTGCGGGCAGCGGCAAGTTCGAGGGTCTGCCGGAGGGCGCGATCCACGCTCGGAACGACTACGGCGGCAAGGAGTTCGGCGGGGCCGCGCCGCCGCCCGGGGACGGGCCGCACCGGTATGTGTTCACGGTGTACGCCGTGGATGAGGAGAAGCTCGGTCCGGACGCGGACGCGTCGCCTGCCGTCGTCGGCTTCAACCTGAGGTTCCACACGATCGGGCGGGCCCAGCTGATCGGTGAGTACGAGGTGCCCGCCGAGGGCTGAGGAAGCCGCCTGCGATCCCGGCGTTCACGGAACGTTTGCCCGCTCCTGGTCTTGGAATTGATCAGGAGCGGGCATTTTTGTTGTCGGGGGTCGCGGGGGTCACCCCTCGTGGAGCAGCAGATATTGCGTTGTCCATCTCGGCGTGCCCGGCCAGAGTTGATCCCAGCCCGCCAGGGGGTGGGCCGGTGCACACGGGAGGTGGGCTGGTATGCGGGACACGCTGGTACTGAACGCGAGCTTCGAGCCGCTGTCGACGGTGACGTTGAATCGAGCCGTCGTTCTGGTGCTTCAGGACAAGGCCGTCGTCGAGCAGGCCCACCCCGAACTGCGGATGCGGGGAGCCGCGGTCGACATACCGGCGCCCCGTGTGATCAGGCTCTGCCAGTACGTACGGGTGCCGTTCCGAAGACGAGCGCCGTGGTCGAGGCGGGGTGTGCTGATCAGGGACCGGAACCGGTGCGCGTACTGCGGTCGGCGGGCGACGACCGTGGACCACGTGGTGCCGCGGTCGCAGGGGGGTCAGGACACGTGGCTGAACACCGTGGCCTCGTGTGCGCAGGACAATCACCGTAAGGCGAACCGGACTCCGGAGGAGGCGGGGATGCCGCTGCTGCGGCAGCCGTTCGAGCCGACTCCGGCGGACGCGATGCTGCTGGCGCTGGGGCAGGACG contains these protein-coding regions:
- a CDS encoding HNH endonuclease, coding for MRDTLVLNASFEPLSTVTLNRAVVLVLQDKAVVEQAHPELRMRGAAVDIPAPRVIRLCQYVRVPFRRRAPWSRRGVLIRDRNRCAYCGRRATTVDHVVPRSQGGQDTWLNTVASCAQDNHRKANRTPEEAGMPLLRQPFEPTPADAMLLALGQDDFDALPEWLAQPAA
- a CDS encoding sporulation protein, producing the protein MAFKKLLASLGAGGASVETVLHEVNVVPGGVVQGEVRIQGGSVNQQIEGLSVGLQAKVEVESGDQEYKQDIEFTKSRLGGAFELQANAVHAVQFGLEIPWETPITMIDGQALRGMNIGVSTELEIARAVDSGDLDPVNVHPLPAQKAILDAFLQLGFRFKNADMERGVIRGTRQKLPFYQEIEFYPPQQYRGLNQVELSFVADQHTMDVVLEMDKKPGLFSEGSDTFRSFQVGLNDYQGTDWTAYLNQWLSEVGSKRNWF
- a CDS encoding YbhB/YbcL family Raf kinase inhibitor-like protein, encoding MTELKRRPLPHDFHPPVASFTVTSADVEEGATLKDAQVQAAGNTSPQLRWEGFPPETKSFAVTCYDPDAPTGSGFWHWVLFDIPASVTELPAGAGSGKFEGLPEGAIHARNDYGGKEFGGAAPPPGDGPHRYVFTVYAVDEEKLGPDADASPAVVGFNLRFHTIGRAQLIGEYEVPAEG
- a CDS encoding DNA-3-methyladenine glycosylase, whose translation is MIATPDRTPLSREFFDRPVLDVAPDLLGRILVRSTPDGPIALRLTEVEAYDGADDPGSHAYRGRTARNDVMFGPPGHVYVYFTYGMWFCMNLVCGPEGKASAVLLRAGEIIEGAELARTRRLSARNDKELAKGPARLATALNVDRSLDGTDACTSQDTPLRMLTGTPIPSDQVLNGPRTGVGGDGAVHPWRYWVSNDPTVSPYRAHVPRRRRS